The Canis lupus familiaris isolate Mischka breed German Shepherd chromosome 7, alternate assembly UU_Cfam_GSD_1.0, whole genome shotgun sequence nucleotide sequence taAAGATACAAGATGGATTTCAACAATATTCTCAAGAGGCATATAGTCTAGTGGAGGGGTAAATATGTCAAGTGACATCTGCTGAGACCAATGGATGCATGTGCCAATGCACAGGTGAAAGAGATCAATCTTCACGGGTAGATTGACTTGGAACATTCTGCCCTTCAACTGGCATTGACTCCcaacattttaatattgattataaAGTGTTAATGTTCAGTAATGCACATTAGCCAGCAATCTATTTGTAGGAATTCTGTGAATCTTTTTGCaaatagagaatatttattttatatgaacaAGTTAGCTCTGcataaatctatattttattttagattttttatatttatatttcattacagatttttaaatctatattatattttatttttctggcatgGCTTTAGATAGAAATAGTGGGGAGTGGCAGGAGGTGGGAGCACCAGTCTCTCAGACTGAGCACTTCAATGCATTAGTAATGCATGCAGAATCTAGCAATGGTTTACTGAACACTTACTTGATACTACACACTGTGCAGAACACTGAGGGGGCATAGTGCAGATGTCTTTGCCCACAACCAACTATTGTGAGCAATGTTTAATTGCTAGCATTGCACCCGTTTCACAgagttttgagtttttttctttttaagattttatttatttattcatgagagagagagagagagagagagagagaggcagagacacaggcagagggagaagcaggctccatgcagggagcccgatgtgggactcgatcccgggtctccaggatcatgacctgagctgaaggcagaccgctgcaccacccagggatcccagtttcacAGAATTTAACTAAGCAGACTATGAGTGGAGATGACTTCTAAATCAGCATCTGACCTGGGAAAGAAAGCCAGTATCTTGGCTCTTTTGATGGTCtgagtcttgaaaaaaaaaatattcccattttgGCTTGTCATGATTAACTTCCCTGAAGTCTTCCTTGCaaggaagcaaagcaaagcaaaatgaaataaagcttaaaattccctttaaaaGTTTCTTATGTGAACCAGAAATCTGGGCTCTTCTGTAACTATGAGCATTGCCTTCCCATCCTGAGTGAGTCACGTCTGGGCCTGCAGTAACATCTGGGCCTGGCCCTCTGCAGTCGTAAAACACCTGGCGTTCCCACACTGGCCACTGTGAGGCCACAGCCAAAGTCTGTGGAGGTTCTGAGGCCCATACGCCAATGCAACGTTGAGGTTTTTAAACAGTGGTAAGAGAcacataacagattttttttttcattttaatcatagCAAACAGAGGCATATTTGCTTAGCATTTTTGAGCtctattttttctagtttatgaTGGATCTTGTACTTTGAGCCCATCTGAGAGTCCCAGGACATTTTAAATCTCTAGGAAAGTTCCTAATAGCTATCTTATTACCCCAAGGACACTGCAGAGAGAGAGTCACTTTAGAAAGgccctttaatttctttcattatattttaatgttgatAAAATACCATCTTTACAATTTTTAAGTGTGCATTGGTATTAAGTACACTTACATTGTGTGGAGTTCAGAATGAATCACCCTGGAAGTGTCACTTCAGCATGCAGATTCTCTTGAAATGAAAACCATCAAGGatcaaaagtcttttttttttttttttaagatttatttatttattcattcagagagagatgcagagacacaggcagagggagaagcaggctccatgcagggagcctgatgtgggactcgatcctgggtctccaggatcacaccctgggctgcaggtggcgctaaaccgctgcaccaccgggactgcccaagGACCAAAAGTCTTAAGAAATTTCAACCTTCTcccaaatttctaaaaaaatttatttggagtACCTGCTCCAGGATGGGAGCGATCACCATAGACAACTGCAGTATAATATGAATGAGGAATAGTAGACAGGGAGGATGAATTTTAGCAatctatttgttaaaaatttctctgtttctgaaaagcccagcaaacatttgtttaccaaacatttacccCTTTTCATCTTCCTGCATAttgctttctttcccttggaAATCCCAGACCCCAAttccttctccttagttcaggacaacatatatacctcatttttGCCTGTGTTTGGAATTTcatgtttttgttgattttccttACTTATGAAATTAAATGTTATCTTCTCCAGTTAATCtgtcatgtcaatttaattcttaggcCTGCCAGAAGAATTTGAAGGGTAGAATAGTTTTTCCTCCCCACATATGcaaacatcaccaccatcatcatttccagaacttttcatctttccaaactaaGACTCTGCACCCATTAAACACTATCACCTGAATACTCTAACACCAACTAGCATTCTGCTCCCAGTTccagtgtgttttttttcctcacacGAAGCAATTCTGACACCAACTGGGAAAttccccacttcagatgccaattacTTCAAGTCCAGGTTATCATCTGGACTTGTGACCAAATAATTCCTTGGACCCCTCCTCAGATTTGATTCATTTGCCAGAGCAGCTAACAGATCTCAGGAAAACATTTACTTACTAGATTGCCAATttgttataaaaggatataatttaGGAATGAGTCAGATGAAAGCGATGCATAGAGCAAGGTATGTGGGAAGGTTGttgagcttccatgccctctccaggaTTACCACTCTCCCCACATtgccacatgttcaccaacccagaactTCTCTGAGCCAACTCCTTTTTTAGGTTTTCATGGAGACTACATTACATAAACACAGTTGATTAAATTACCTGCCATTGGTCATTGATTTAATCTCCAGCCTCACTCCCCTCCTGGAGGTCAGGGGGTGGAGCTAAAAGTTCCAACCCTCCAATCACATGGCTGGTTCTCCTGATAATCAGCCCTCAACTTTAGCTTTCGGATAGTtgcttcattaacataacaaaagacaccttgaTCCCTCTCTTTGCCTAGGAAATTCCACGGGTTAGGAGTTTTGTGGCATGAATTTAGAAgacaaatatatgtgtgtgtgtgtgtaaatcacaatatcacaatgATTTATAGAGGACCTttcttcccccaacccctggcaaccactgttctactttctttctctataaattgTATCTagctgttgtgcccaagattgcgaatccgagaaaccaccaaggagccgacacggatgcaaacacacgagggttattagcaagctcgagcctgggtccaagtatacccaacacagtggagcagggacttggaccccgaagtggatTACAGCTgagttttttataggctggtctaggggatttccagaagggatggaagaattaggctggtctaggggattttctaccatgggcgtgggctctgttttctttctgatatgggattctctgctgagggcaattctgagctctgttgtctttctgatatgggattacctgccgaggacattgaggacattctgcagttttttctgtaaagttcagctcttattcacaggggcctaagatggctgtacttgtgctaatgctaaactttaggtgggatggccttaatttttctcggcctccacactaGCTACTCTAGGTActtcatttaagtggaatcatgaatatttgtctttttgtgattgggttatttcacttagcataacagcCTCAAATGTCCAGATTCTTGCAtgagtcagaatttctttcctttttaagactgaataatactcTACTGTAtatctactgtgtgtgtgtgcatatatatatatataccacattttgtttatccattccatttattcattgatgggcatgcagttttcttttaccttttggcTATGATGAATGAGGCTtctatgaacatgggtatacaaagccttgaatttttttttttaagatttatttatgtattcatgaaggatacacagagacaagcagagacatagagggagaagcaggttcctcacggggagcccgatgtgggactcgatccctggacccgggatcatgcactgagccaaaggcagatgctcaactgctgagccacccaggtatcctaaTCACGTCAAATGTTAAAGAATGAGCACCAAttcagaagagaacagaaaagatgCTTTGGGGTGTGCTACTTAATTAATAGCTGACCTTAGCAAGAACCATTTTATCCCATTAATTATGGAGACAGATGCCAGACTGCAGAGGTTGAAAGAGGTTTGATGAGGACTGGAAACAGTGAGAAGTAGTGAACTTCTCTTTTGAGAAGTTTAAGGTGCACAAGGAGGAGAAAGCCAGGACCAGCCATATTGGAGACTGGGAGTCAGAGGAAACTAATGCTGTTTGAGGTTCCAAACATCATCTTGGTTACTCATCAAACAATCCTCTTATGATggcttctgtttcattcattttcaaatgaagaatCTGAGCATCAAAGGGGCTAAATAATCTGTTAAATAATCAAGATTAGAATCTAAGTCCCTCTGGCTCCAGAATACTGTGCCATATGCCTGGAGGAGCCAAACAAAGGTCATTTGTTTCAGGATGGGGAGATGAAAGATGATTATGGACTGCAGGGAGTAAGTCCTCTGTTGTATCCATTTTATGCACACCCTCTGGCTACCTCCTGTATTTACTCATTTGGTCTCCTAATATCCTGACTCCAACACCCCCTCAACCTCCCAGAACAGAAGTACATCAACTCTTCCACCTTTTCCCTGTGTCTCCCTCCCATCCCCGTTCTTTCCCAGTATATATTGCAGTCAACCTTCCTAACTACTTCCCTGCTGGCatcttctctcctgcctccctggcttAGTCTTGCTTGCTTGACAAACCCATGGAGGTGAGTGGCTGGACAAAAATGTACACTTAATCATTACAGCAAGTCCCATGTGTACTTTTACAAGTGAAGAGCAATCATACCACTTCTCTCCTCCATTCACTCTCCTGCTCACCTAGGTGACTCTCACATCTCTTCCTCATACTCGCTTTTGGCTAAAGATCTTTCTTCCTATTCCACCAAGATTAAATTTAACAACATAGGTAACATCTGTGACCTTGATATGAGGACTTTCTATAGATTGCTGAGATTAAAGTTGAATCATGGTGAGTTTaagagagaatggaaggagaggaatTGGAGATAGAAGGTACAGACAAATCTTCCCTGGAGGTGTGTGAAAAGGCCCCAAAAAAGGAGCAAAAGTTGGAAAGGGAAGAGGGATAAGGTAATTCATCTAAGTGCTGGCAATACAGTAGTGCATAAAACCCCAGTCCCTTATACCCTCTAACCCATAGAATCCTCACTCTTGGGCTCCCCCTAATCTTCCCAAAGGAGACCTTGGGATGAAGAGGTAAGAATTGGAAGGAAGATCTCCAGAAATAAGAGATTTCCTTCCCAACTAAAAGTGACACTCACTTCCACTCATTCCTTCACTAAAGGAAGGCTCCACAGTTGGATTCTGGATTATCCTGAAGGCCATCACTCAGTTAGATAAACCAGAGTCTGAAACAGTCTGTACTCTGCCACTGTGTTCCTTAGTTTATTTGGAGCATCATCTGTCTAGGCTGGTTCAAGCTCAAAGCTAGGtgtggctttgatttgtttggttttggtggACATTTGGTGGATGGGTACTTAAAATGAGATTTAGCCTTTAGCAATGAATATACTTTGCCATTCTACTCCCAAGGATGAATCAGGACTCAGGATTAactatgacatcaaaagcaaTTCCAAACTTATTCTGCTATTCCCCAATACTTTGGGGAGAAGTATCAGGGTAAGAAAGGCATACTTTGTATAATAGATGATTTCCATCCATCACTCAAGGGACCATAGAGAAGCCCATGGGTGAAGGCAGCAGGAAATTGGGAGAGAAATAGGTGGGAACATGAGCAGAGGCCTTGGTGTCAGGTTAAGATGATGGGATTTAATTTTAAGGTAAGATAAGAGTGTAATACCATTTTAAGGAGGGAAGTACCATGATGAAAGCTTAGTTTATAAAGATTACTCTTAAGATACATCTTGGAAATGTTAAAGGACAAAGTGAGATGAtcagattttccttttagaaagaaTCATTTGTCTAAAAGGAGCTAAAGGAGGCCTAAAGGTATCTAAGGAGGGTATCAATGTAAGGTTTTAAGGAGAAGAGTGACAAGATGAAATAcgcattttaaaagaatcactactttaaagaagcttaaaaaagatataaatggaTAAGTAAGTGGGGACCAGAGGAAACGTGGAATCAGAGTAAGAGCTGAAGCCTTCACCATGTCTTCTATCCGCTTCATCTGCCAGGGCTGCAGGCAGCCCATGAGGCTGAGCCAGTCCACGGGGACCTTGGGCCTTGAGACCACCCAAAGACCTGCAGCTTCCACATTCACGTCAGCTCAGCAGGAGCCAAGAGAAACCCTGGTACGTGGCCCTACCTCCAAGGTGGAGATAGATACTGAAAAGCTGCCAGATGCCTCCTGCTCTACCCTCCCTGGAGATGGCAAGATGTTCGGGGACAGTCCTAAGAACTTCATCTTGCTTGGGAAGTTTGACTCTGCAAGAACACTCAGTAACATCCAGAACACTACCAGGGACATTTTTGACATCCTCACTGGTGAAAAATATGTGGATCACCCCCTATGTGAAGACTGTACTGACAAACTTTTAGAGGTGCTGGATACTCAACTCATTATTGTAGACTCTGAGAACGAGCACTACAAATATTGGAGGGGGAGAATATGTGAGGAGGAGATGAAGACACTGCAGGAGGAACTGGAGGGCCTGGAGCTGGAGGAGGCAAGGCTGGTCCAAGAGCTGAAGGAGGTGGAGAATAAACAAGAAAGAGTTGCAGAGGATCTTGAGGCAGCCCAGGCAGAGACTGAGATGCTGGAACAACAGGACAAGCAGTACTGGAAGGACTACAGCAACTTGAAATGGCAGCAACTGGAACTGCAGGATGAGCTGAAGAGCATGGAAAGGCAGCTGAGACATGCCCAAATCCAGTGGGGCAGGCTGAAGAAGACCAGTGTCTTCAGTGCCACCTTTGAGATCAGGTATGATGGCCCTGTGGGCATCATCAATAGCTTCAGATTGGGCTGCCTCCCCACTGTCCCTGTGAGCTGGAAGGAGATTAACATGGCTTGGGGACAGACAGCTTTGTTGCTCCTTGCCCTATCCAACAAGATTGGGCTGGAGTTTCGGAGGTATCAACTCATTCCCTGTGGAAACCGGTCCTATTTGAAGTCTTTAACAAATGACCCTGTTGAGCTGCCATTGTTCTGCATCATGAGGCAGAGCACTTGCTTGGACCTCAAGTTTGACCAGGCAATGATGGCTTTTTTGGACTGCATGCAACAGTTTAAGGAAGAGGCTGAGAAAGGAAAGTGGGGTCTTTGCCTACCCTGCAGGATTCATGTGAAGAATGGCCTAATGGAGGACTCTGGAAGCACTGGTGAGTTCTATTCCATCAGAACATACTTGAACACAGAGGAGCAGTGGACAAAGGCACTCAAGCTCATGCTTATAAATCTTAAGTGTAGTCTCACTTGGGTTTCTTTAAGATATCAAGAATGACTTCTATGAGGGagaggggagatttttttttactttaaaatattttatttgtgaaaatacCAGAAGTTGTAAAATTGAGGGATATAACGTGTTATAACTCTAAAAATGAGTGGTGACTCCAGCATTAATTGCTGAGAGCAAACCAAAAGCCATTACTATCTTCCCCTGCATATTTTTGTCCTCTCTTCCTTGTACTTTCCTGTTCCCTTATTCCCCACCTGAACAAACATCCAAAATGTCAACAAAGACTGAATTACTAGATGATCAGATTAATAGTACAGAAAAAAgatcaagagatgcagagaagagCACTAGGGTGGGGCCAAGGGAAGAGGTGGTAAGGAGAAAGCTAGAGTCTTCATAAAAGTATTTGGGCCACTAATATATGTAGTAGGACTTTTGCGGggaatattcaaatatatttataagtttttGTTGCCATATATTGTGTAAACCCTTTGCAGggaatattcaaatatatttataagtttttGCTGCCATATATTGTGTAAACCCCTCCTTCATCCCTGAAAAGCTTTCAATAAATTTCTATATGTTCTTCAGTGATTTAAAGTGTGTCATATTGGGCTGTGCCATTATGTCGAGACTGACCTGGTGGGGTTGTGGCCAGAGGACTGGTAACATCTTGGCTGACAGGTTAATCCGATCATCAGTTGGGAGTCATCAGGTGAACTTTTAGGGAGAGCTGAAGACTTAAAAGGAgtcagcaggggtgggggtgtctgggtgactcagtcggttaagctctgcctttggcccaggtcataatcctgggctCTTGGgatgagtcccaagttgggctccctgctcaatgaggagtctgcttctccctctccctctgccgatcCTCCCACTTATACTCTTGCTAGCTTGCTCGCTTCCTTTCTCAAATCTTTAAAGGAGTCAGCtagagaacttattaaaaatgcaaattgaatcATTTTTCAGCTGCTTCTCCATTGCTTTCAGGATAAAATTCAGCTCTGGGTCTCTGCATGTCTCCCTAGTTCTTCGTCACCTCAGAGTTCTTCCAGCACCTTATTCCAGAAGTCCAAACTTCCTCCATCCTTTGCCCAAGCTCTTCCTTATGTATATGGATCTAAGACACCAGGAGATTGGTTAAATAAAGGTCTAAGCCTATGATGGAATGCCATATAGGTATTAAGATGTTATAGaggaatatttaattatataatatttaatgacaATGCTTATATATTAAGTACAAAGGTCAAgttataaaacatgaaaactcagaaaagtagagaaaatccAAAAACAATGTATCCTTTGAATGTAATGGTACTTCcataaaagtttgttttaaactCTCCCCTTGTGATTAGGAAAGAGACAGGATACTGCTTATCAGCATTTCTATTTGACATATATTGGTGATCCTAGCCAGttcaatacataaaaaattaaagaggtagagactagaaaggaaaaaattgtttttatatgaaataactaTAATAGTATCAAAATTAATCAACAGATAAATGATTATAATTAAATCAATCAAGAAATTCAGTAACCACaaagtaaatacaaatacaaaaaaatgtattttttataaaggcAACAATCAGGAAAAGAACTGtgggcagtgcctgggtggctcagttgagtctctgacttttgactttggctcaggtcaggatttccaGGTTGTGAGACTGGGCCCCCAgctaggctctgtgctc carries:
- the BECN2 gene encoding beclin-2 isoform X3; translated protein: MRLSQSTGTLGLETTQRPAASTFTSAQQEPRETLVRGPTSKVEIDTEKLPDASCSTLPGDGKMFGDSPKNFILLGKFDSARTLSNIQNTTRDIFDILTGEKYVDHPLCEDCTDKLLEVLDTQLIIVDSENEHYKYWRGRICEEEMKTLQEELEGLELEEARLVQELKEVENKQERVAEDLEAAQAETEMLEQQDKQYWKDYSNLKWQQLELQDELKSMERQLRHAQIQWGRLKKTSVFSATFEIRYDGPVGIINSFRLGCLPTVPVSWKEINMAWGQTALLLLALSNKIGLEFRRYQLIPCGNRSYLKSLTNDPVELPLFCIMRQSTCLDLKFDQAMMAFLDCMQQFKEEAEKGKWGLCLPCRIHVKNGLMEDSGSTVI
- the BECN2 gene encoding beclin-2 isoform X1; amino-acid sequence: MRLSQSTGTLGLETTQRPAASTFTSAQQEPRETLVRGPTSKVEIDTEKLPDASCSTLPGDGKMFGDSPKNFILLGKFDSARTLSNIQNTTRDIFDILTGEKYVDHPLCEDCTDKLLEVLDTQLIIVDSENEHYKYWRGRICEEEMKTLQEELEGLELEEARLVQELKEVENKQERVAEDLEAAQAETEMLEQQDKQYWKDYSNLKWQQLELQDELKSMERQLRHAQIQWGRLKKTSVFSATFEIRYDGPVGIINSFRLGCLPTVPVSWKEINMAWGQTALLLLALSNKIGLEFRRYQLIPCGNRSYLKSLTNDPVELPLFCIMRQSTCLDLKFDQAMMAFLDCMQQFKEEAEKGKWGLCLPCRIHVKNGLMEDSGSTGEFYSIRTYLNTEEQWTKALKLMLINLKCSLTWVSLRYQE
- the BECN2 gene encoding beclin-2 isoform X2, producing MRLSQSTGTLGLETTQRPAASTFTSAQQEPRETLVRGPTSKVEIDTEKLPDASCSTLPGDGKMFGDSPKNFILLGKFDSARTLSNIQNTTRDIFDILTGEKYVDHPLCEDCTDKLLEVLDTQLIIVDSENEHYKYWRGRICEEEMKTLQEELEGLELEEARLVQELKEVENKQERVAEDLEAAQAETEMLEQQDKQYWKDYSNLKWQQLELQDELKSMERQLRHAQIQWGRLKKTSVFSATFEIRYDGPVGIINSFRLGCLPTVPVSWKEINMAWGQTALLLLALSNKIGLEFRRYQLIPCGNRSYLKSLTNDPVELPLFCIMRQSTCLDLKFDQAMMAFLDCMQQFKEEAEKGKWGLCLPCRIHVKNGLMEDSGSTAELHKIHGPHPE